From Solanum lycopersicum chromosome 8, SLM_r2.1, the proteins below share one genomic window:
- the LOC101252008 gene encoding RNA-binding NOB1-like protein, translating to MSSTAMDTQPPPPPPCWSNIVKQQPPPRPPPQITTTPATVTAAVAAETAAKVGNGVMVGSCKSTKGIAVAVVDANAIIQGGDKLNHSADRFVTVPEVLAEIRDRNSRHSLNLLPFTIDTTEPSPDSLKKVISFARSTGDLHTLSDVDLKLIALTYTLHAQFHGTQQLRDCPPAIHMINVKRLPEKDLPGWGANISNPEEWEAIEHALDEGADTTSRILPLKDLSLNVIPLDQQSGRDGSVVNGGDSHSENQMDFDDGFSKPQKYLPQKKEVKIDGKKMVADGIDASQGQYDDHGDDWLPAVSRSTHRRFLRRKARREMSETSSKVDDLQDATENTVDENLENCQCDDISMHQIPEENPEANAEDGNVSEVREGEEKLSTILSQMRLEEDSAKALQDDADVNISNEGPESNDANQDGKEFEEDEGEDFVCADVGAEYAEMSSQMDESVETSFVDDNSSEQSWMLKSLSESSVACVTADYAMQNVILQMGLRLVAPGGMQIRELHRWVLKCHACYKVTTDVTKIFCPNCGNGGTLRKVAVTVGENGIVIAARRPRISLRGTKFSLPLPQGGRGAVTKNPVLREDQLPQKYLYPKTKKKNKGDDNIFTPDTIFLNHTSKKAPLQPPVRKALAVFSGKRNPNDNHYSRAKH from the exons ATGAGCTCTACAGCCATGGATACCCAACCCCCTCCTCCGCCACCATGTTGGAGCAACATAGTGAAGCAACAACCGCCGCCACGGCCACCACCGCAAATTACTACTACTCCGGCCACCGTCACTGCCGCCGTAGCTGCAGAAACGGCGGCGAAGGTAGGTAATGGAGTTATGGTAGGGAGCTGTAAGTCGACGAAGGGGATAGCAGTGGCTGTGGTAGATGCAAACGCTATAATTCAAGGCGGAGATAAGCTGAATCATTCGGCTGATCGGTTTGTTACTGTACCTGAAGTGCTTGCGGAGATTCGTGACCGGAACTCCCGTCATTCACTCAATTTACTTCCGTTCACTATTGATACCACGGAGCCTTCCCCTGATTCTCTTAAAAAag TTATCAGCTTTGCAAGGAGTACTGGTGATTTGCACACACTTTCTGATGTGGATCTCAAGCTCATTGCTTTAACTTACACATTGCACGCTCAATTTCATGGAACTCAACAGCTCCGAGATTGCCCTCCAGCTATTCACATGATTAATGTAAAAAGGTTGCCGGAGAAGGACTTGCCTGGATGGGGCGCTAACATCTCTAATCCGGAAGAATGGGAAGCAATAGAACATGCACTTGATGAAGGAGCAGACACTACCTCTAGAATTCTTCCCTTGAAAGATTTGAGCTTGAATGTTATTCCTCTTGATCAACAAAGTGGTAGAGATGGTTCTGTCGTGAATGGTGGTGATTCTCATTCTGAGAATCAGATGGATTTCGATGATGGCTTCAGTAAACCTCAAAAGTACTTGCCACAGAAAAAAGAGGTGAAGATTGATGGTAAGAAGATGGTTGCTGATGGAATTGATGCATCACAGGGACAATATGACGATCATGGTGATGATTGGCTACCTGCTGTGAGCAGAAGTACTCATAGGAGATTTCTCAGGCGAAAAGCTAGACGTGAAATGTCTGAAACATCATCTAAAGTGGATGATTTACAAGATGCAACTGAAAATACAGTCGATGAAAACCTCGAGAACTGTCAATGCGATGATATCTCTATGCACCAAATCCCTGAAGAAAATCCTGAGGCTAATGCCGAGGATGGTAATGTTTCTGAAGTAAGAGAAGGTGAAGAAAAATTGTCTACGATTTTGTCTCAGATGCGGCTTGAAGAAGATTCTGCTAAAGCTCTTCAAGATGACGCAGATGTAAACATTTCCAATGAGGGGCCTGAATCAAATGATGCTAATCAAGACGGtaaagaatttgaagaagatgaagggGAGGATTTCGTCTGTGCAGATGTAGGAGCGGAATATGCGGAGATGTCCAGCCAGATGGATGAGAGCGTTGAGACATCGTTTGTGGATGATAACAGCAGTGAacaaagttggatgttaaaatCTTTGTCCGAATCAAGTGTGGCCTGTGTGACAGCTGATTATGCAATGCAAAATGTTATTCTTCAAATGGGTTTACGCCTTGTGGCACCTGGAGGAATGCAGATCCGTGAGCTGCACAG GTGGGTACTGAAATGCCATGCCTGCTATAAAGTGACAACAGATGTTACTAAGATTTTCTGTCCCAATTGTGGAAATGGGGGCACTTTACGCAAGGTAGCAGTGACTGTTGGCGAAAATGGTATTGTGATTGCAGCACGCAGACCACGTATATCCTTGCGAGGGACAAAG TTCTCCCTGCCTTTACCTCAAGGGGGTAGAGGTGCTGTTACCAAGAACCCAGTGTTACGCGAGGACCAGCTTCCGCAGAAGTATCTTTATCctaaaacaaagaagaagaacaag GGAGATGACAACATATTTACTCCGGACACTATTTTTCTCAACCATACTAGTAAGAAGGCTCCTCTGCAGCCCCCTGTTCGCAAGGCACTAGCTGTTTTCAGCGGGAAGAGAAATCCTAACGACAATCATTATTCTCGCGCTAAGCATTAG
- the LOC101261640 gene encoding serine racemase-like, whose amino-acid sequence MEPNHTKSSDCYAADISSIRAAQVRIKPFAQQTPVLTSDTLDSIAGRKLYFKCECFQKGGAFKFRGACNAIFSLDDDQATKGVVTHSSGNHAAALSLAANLRGIPAYIVVPKDAPKCKVANVKRYGGHVIFSEPSMQSREDTANKVLQDTGAVLIPSSNDGRIISGQGTISLEFLEQASEIDTLIVPISGGGMISGVALAAKAINPAIRILAAEPLGANDAFQSKSNGKITKLSEVNTIADGLRAFLGDLTWPIVRDLVDDVIVVDDKEIIQAMKLCYEILKIAVEPSGAIGLAAVLSDGFRKNPVYSECNHIGIVLSGGNVDLGVLWNSFDK is encoded by the exons ATGGAACCGAATCACACAAAATCTAGTGACTGTTATGCTGCTGATATCTCCTCCATCAGGGCAGCTCAAGTACGCATTAAGCCCTTTGCGCAACAAACTCCTGTGCTCACCTCAGACACTTTAGATTCTATTGCTGGAAGAAAGCTGTACTTCAAATGTGAATGCTTTCAAAAGGG GGGAGCTTTTAAATTCCGAGGGGCATGCAATGCTATTTTTTCACTTGATGATGATCAGGCCACTAAAGGAGTTGTAACTCATAGCAG TGGAAATCATGCTGCAGCTCTTTCTTTGGCTGCAAATCTACGGGGCATCCCCGCATATATAGTTGTACCAAAAGATGCTCCAAAATGCAAAGTCGCGAATGTCAAACGTTATGGTGGTCATGTTATCTTCAGTGAGCCATCGATGCAGTCCCGGGAAGATACTGCAAACAAGGTGTTGCAAGATACTGGTGCTGTTCTTATTCCTTCCTCTAATGACGGGCGCATTATAAG CGGGCAGGGTACAATATCTCTGGAGTTTCTGGAACAGGCTTCGGAAATTGACACTTTAATAGTCCCAATCAGTG GAGGTGGTATGATATCAGGAGTTGCATTGGCTGCCAAGGCCATCAATCCCGCCATTCGCATTTTGGCTGCCGAACCACTGGGGGCAAATGATGCTTTCCAATCAAAGAGCAATGGTAAGATTACTAAGTTATCTGAAGTCAACACTATTGCTGATGGCCTTCGAGCTTTTCTTGGCGATCTCACATG GCCTATTGTCCGTGATCTCGTGGATGACGTTATAGTTGTTGATGATAAGGAGATAATACAAGCTATGAAACTTTGCtatgaaattctgaaaattgcAGTGGAACCAAGTGGAGCTATAGGCCTTGCAGCTGTTCTTTCAGATGGTTTTCGAAAAAATCCAGTCTATAGTGAATGCAACCATATTGGAATTGTGCTTTCCGGAGGAAACGTTGATCTTGGTGTGCTCTGGAATTCCTTTGATAAATGA
- the LOC101252307 gene encoding serine racemase-like: MEPNHTKSSDTYAADISSIREAQVRIKPFAQQTPVLTSDTLDSIAGRKLYFKCECFQKGGAFKFRGACNAIFSLDDDQATKGVVTHSSGNHAAALSLAAKLRGIPAYIVIPKDAPKCKVANVKRYGGQVIFSEPSMQSREDTANKVLQDTGAVLVPSSNDRRIISGQGTISLEFLEQASDIDTLIVPISGGGMISGVALAAKAINPAIRILAAEPLGANDAFQSKSNGRITKLSEVNTIADGLRAFLGDLTWPIVRDLVDDVIVVDDKEIIQAMKLCYEILKIAVEPSGAIGLAAVLSDGFRKNPVYSECNHIGIVLSGGNVDLGVLWNSFDK, from the exons ATGGAACCGAATCACACAAAATCTAGTGACACTTATGCTGCCGATATCTCTTCCATCAGGGAAGCGCAAGTACGCATTAAACCCTTTGCTCAACAAACCCCTGTCCTCACCTCAGACACGTTAGATTCTATTGCTGGAAGAAAGCTGTACTTCAAATGTGAATGCTTTCAGAAGGG GGGAGCTTTCAAATTCCGAGGGGCATGCAATGCTATTTTTTCACTTGATGATGATCAGGCCACTAAAGGAGTTGTAACTCATAGCAG TGGAAATCATGCTGCAGCTCTTTCTTTGGCTGCAAAACTGCGGGGCATCCCTGCATATATAGTTATACCAAAAGATGCTCCAAAATGCAAAGTCGCGAATGTCAAACGTTACGGTGGTCAAGTTATCTTCAGTGAGCCATCGATGCAGTCCCGGGAAGATACTGCAAACAAGGTGTTGCAAGATACTGGTGCTGTTCTTGTTCCTTCCTCTAATGATAGGCGCATTATAAG TGGGCAGGGTACAATATCTCTGGAGTTTCTGGAACAAGCTTCAGATATTGACACTTTAATAGTTCCAATCAGCg GAGGTGGTATGATATCGGGAGTTGCATTAGCTGCCAAGGCCATCAATCCCGCCATTCGCATTTTGGCTGCCGAACCACTGGGGGCAAATGATGCTTTCCAATCAAAGAGCAATGGTAGGATTACTAAGTTATCTGAAGTCAACACTATTGCTGATGGCCTTCGAGCTTTTCTTGGAGATCTCACATG GCCTATTGTCCGTGATCTCGTGGATGACGTTATAGTTGTTGATGATAAGGAGATAATACAAGCTATGAAACTTTGCTATGAGATTCTGAAGATTGCAGTGGAACCAAGTGGAGCTATAGGCCTTGCAGCTGTTCTTTCAGATGGTTTTCGAAAAAATCCAGTCTATAGTGAATGCAACCATATTGGAATTGTTCTGTCCGGAGGAAACGTTGATCTTGGTGTGCTCTGGAATTCCTTTGATAAATGA
- the LOC101252608 gene encoding serine racemase: protein MEPNCPTSSNDYAADISSIRQAQVRIEPFAHRTPVITSETLDSIAGRKLYFKCECFQKGGAFKFRGACNAIYSLDDDHAAKGVVTHSSGNHAAALALAAKLRGIPAYIVIPKNAPKCKVENVKRYGGQVIWSEPSMQSREDTANKVLQDTGAVLIHPYNDGRIISGQGTISLELLEQASEIDTLIVPISGGGLISGVALAAKAINPSIHIFAAEPMGAADAFQSKINGRITKLSEVNTIADGLRAFLGDLTWPIVRDLVDDVIVVDDEEIIQAMRLCYEILKIAVEPSGAIGLAAVLSSSFKTNPAYSKCNNIGIVISGGNVDLGVLWNSVNK from the exons ATGGAACCAAACTGCCCAACATCTAGCAACGATTATGCTGCTGACATCTCTTCCATCAGGCAAGCTCAAGTACGCATCGAGCCCTTTGCGCACAGAACTCCTGTAATCACCTCAGAAACTTTAGACTCTATTGCTGGAAGAAAGTTGTACTTTAAATGTGAATGCTTTCAGAAGGG GGGAGCTTTTAAATTCCGAGGGGCATGCAATGCTATTTATTCACTTGATGATGATCATGCTGCTAAAGGAGTTGTAACTCATAGCAG tgGAAATCATGCTGCAGCTCTTGCTTTGGCTGCAAAGCTACGGGGCATCCCTGCTTATATAGTTATACCAAAAAATGCTCCAAAATGCAAAGTCGAGAATGTCAAACGTTATGGTGGTCAGGTTATCTGGAGTGAGCCATCGATGCAGTCCCGAGAGGATACTGCAAACAAGGTGTTGCAAGATACTGGTGCTGTTCTTATTCATCCCTATAATGATGGTCGCATTATAAG TGGGCAGGGTACAATATCACTGGAGCTTCTGGAACAGGCTTCTGAAATTGACACCTTAATAGTCCCAATAAGCG GTGGTGGTCTGATATCGGGAGTTGCGTTGGCTGCCAAAGCCATTAATCCTTCCATTCACATTTTTGCCGCCGAACCAATGGGAGCAGCTGATGCTTTCCAGTCGAAGATCAATGGCAGGATCACTAAGTTATCCGAGGTCAACACTATTGCCGATGGGCTTCGAGCCTTTCTTGGAGACCTTACATG GCCTATCGTCCGTGATCTCGTGGATGACGTCATagttgttgatgatgaagagataaTACAAGCTATGAGACTTTGCTATGAAATTCTAAAGATTGCAGTGGAACCAAGTGGAGCTATTGGCCTTGCAGCAGTTCTTTCCAgtagttttaaaacaaatccaGCCTATAGTAAATGCAATAATATTGGCATTGTAATTTCTGGAGGCAATGTTGATCTTGGTGTGCTTTGGAATTCCGTTAACAAATGA